In Stanieria sp. NIES-3757, the DNA window TATACTACAATAGATAAAGTAGTAAATTAATTTAAAGGTGAATAACTGTGGCACAACGACTAAAGCGATGGGAATCACCACGCCGTCAGGGTCGTAATGACAAAGGCAAAGGTGGTTCTGCTAGAGTAAGACAACTCCGTAAACAACAACAAATGCTCCGCCAAAAATTACAAGATAACTCGCAAAACAAACAAAATAATCAATCATCTGGGAGGGAATTTAACCCTCCTTTATTTTTTGAAATAATCGGTAATTAAAGCTAAAGTGTATCAAGAAGACTTTAATGATTTTTTTTTAATAGTTTAATAATTCTAAATTTATACCTAATTAAAATTTTTTGATTTTTATTTATAAAGCGATCGCATTAAAAAATTTATCTACAATTTAACAAAGAGATTACCTTCTAGCAATTTAATAAACACGATCTCTAACACTAATTAAAACTTTAAAAGAAAAAAGGTTCTGCATAACACAGAACCAAATTGAATCAGCCAAAGATGAAAGCTGATAACTTAACGAACAGTTCCTTCAAGATGATCGACACGAATTGGATTAATCAAATACAACTTCAGAAGTTGCCAACCATTAGAAACGTAGTGAGGTAATTTGCGTAATCCTTTAATCAATTGAGGAGCGTTAGAACTATCAATTTCTCTCAATTTTTCATTGTTGCTTACGCAAGTTTCTAAGCGGTTATAAAATTCTGGCCGATTAACATCCAGAATAACAGGGAAAACTCTGCCTGCATTCTCATTAGTTTTTTCAATGACATACTTATCGTATTCTCGCGCATCCAAACCGATAGAAGCATAAAAATCAGAACGCTGAGTATCGTTGAGATACATCGTGGCAAAAACCGATAAGAGGAAGAAGCGACACCAGAGTCTAGCTTTCCAGTCATTAAGAAACTGAGGTTGCGCTTTCATAATGGCATCAAAGAAATCTCCGTGACGGTTTTCGTCTTGACACCAATTTTCAAAGAAACGGAAGATGGGATAAATTCTATCTTCTGGATGTTTTTCTAAATGACGATAAATAGTGATATAACGCCAGTAACCAATTTTTTCAGAGAGATAAGTAGCGTAGAAAATAAATTTGGGTTTAAAGAAAGTATATTTACGGCTTTTGGTTAGAAATCCGAGGTCTAAACATAAATCAAAATCAGACATCGCTTTATTGAGGAAACCAGCGTGACGGGCTTCATCTCGCGACATTAAAGTGAAAATTTCTGCAAGAAGAGGATTTTTGTTTTTTAAGCGTCTACCTAATTCTTTATAAAGTAAAAAGCCAGAGAACTCGGCAGTACAAGAACGTTCTAAAAATTCTACAAATAATTTACGAGTTTCGCCATCTATACAATCCCAAGATTGATTAAACTCTTCATCTCGCACAAAGTGATGACGGTTGTAGTCGGTACGAAATTCTTCTAAGATAGCCCTCAACTCGTCTTCATTAGCTGAGAGATCCATTTTTGCCATCTCTTCAAAATCTGTAGTGTAGAAACGAGGAGTAAGAATTGTTTCTTGTGATGGGACTTTAATCCCAGGACGCATTTCTTCAAACTGGGGTTTTTTTAGACTATCTACCATTATCTTTAAATAGTTAACTCGTGGTTATTTAAATCAGACCGCTTTAATAATTGCAGTTTTAGGCTCGTAAAGTTACATTTTGCAATATTGAGAGACGATTATCGCGATTAGTTAACGAATATTAACCAGTTGGGTTTGTCAGTTATCAAGTGACCAGTGACCAATTACCAGTTACCAGCTATCAGTTACTAATTATCACTAAACAATGAATGATGAACAATCAACTATCAAATATTAATAAAACTTAAAAGCAAAACACTATATTAATTCATGTTTAAAATTATTTTTGCCTGCTTGTTTGACTTCATACATTAACAAATCGACCTTGTGAAGCATTTCAGAAATTGAATTTAGCGGTTGAATAAAAGTTATGGCACCCATACTTAAACCAACTAAGGATAATTCTGCTTGGGTTATTTGTTGGCAACAAAGAGAAATTCTTTTTAAGACGATTTGAGCAGATTCGTAATTAGTTTCTGGCAATAATAAAGCAAATTCATCTCCTCCGAAACGAGCAAAAATATCGGTAGTACGAATTTCTTTTTGGATTGTTTGAGTAATCAGTTTTAATAAATTATCTCCACAATGATGTCCATGACGATCATTGATTAATTTAAAATCATCGAGATCTAAATAAACAAGAGTTAAAGGTCTTTGGTATCGCAAAGAACGCAAACTTTCAAGTTGTAATAATTCTAAAAAAAAGTTGCGGTTCATTAATCCCGTTAAAAAATCTGTTCTAGCTAATTGTTTTTGATATTCATAAGATTTTTTTAAGGTTGCAAGTAAAGAAACGGTGATAATAAAAAAGCCTAATCTAACTGAAACATTCCAATAAGGAAGCCACCAATAATCGTAAACTTTAACGTGTAAATCCGCTATGAACCAACTAATACTACTCCCAACTGAGCTAATCACGCCCCATTTTTGATTCACAAACCAAGTGATGAGAGTAATGGGTACTAAATAAAAAATGGACAAAGCAATGTCAATCTTAATTACATAATCGATCGCGCCAATCAATCCAATTAAAATTAAACTAAAAAAAAGAATTAATCTTGGTGGTAATCGATTTATAAAATTAATAATTTTCATTAATTTGTTTTAAGTAAACAACATTAAAACTGTTTGTCCTAATCCAACCACAAATCCGAGAACACCACCTAAATTTACGATCGCTTGGAGTTCATGTTTGACTATTCCTTGAACTGCTTCTTCTAATTCTTGAGGAGAAGTAGACATAACGCGGTCGATAATAACTTTATCGATTGATAAAATGGGAATAACTTGAGTAATTAAATTTTCTAAATCTTTTTCCAAATAACGCTCTAGAATTAAAGCTAATTCCTGACTAACTATTCCCAAAGAATTATTTACAGTTTCTGAAGAACGTAAACGATTAATAATTATAACTGCCACATTTTTCCAATCAACTGAATCTCCTAAACTTTGAATAAATTCTGTTCCTCGACTTTGTAAATAATTACGTACAGTTTCACGGGTAGTTTTACGAAATTGTCTAACAGTAGCTACAGGTAAATTTTGTAAAGAAAGATTTTGGAATAAGTCTCTTAAACTATTACGAATTTCCAATGAAAGAATTAATTCTTTTAAACGAGCGTTAGTAATTTCTTTTTCATCAATACAAAAAGTTCGCAAACGAATTAAACTATTACGCAAACCAAATAGATTGGCAACTACCCAATAAGTACCACTAGATTTTTCTCGAAATCCTTCATCAATAATTTGAATATTGCGATCGGTCAAGAAATCAATAATAGCTCTGCGTAAAAGATCGGGAGGCAAAACTACTTCTAAAAGCCAATCAGAAAATTGTCTAGCTTGAGCGTCACTTAATTGAAAATCTAATAAAATCTGATCGAAAATTTGATTGATTTGCTCTTCTAAAAAATCTTCTCGACGAGCTAAAACTTTCAGAAGACGAGGTAAAGATTGTCCAAATAAATCTTTTAAAACATTCGCTAAAACTTTAGCTGTTTTTTGTTCTTTGTCAGATTGAACTTGATCGAGAGCAAGTTTTAATAGCCATGATAAAGCACTTTCTACTCGTTCGGTTTTGAGCAATCGTTCAGCTAATTTTTGTAATTCTTCTGGGGTAAGCAACGACCCCATGATTGTATCAGAAACTTTTTGGGCTAGACGCTCCTGATTGCTAGGAATTAATCCAGGAGTAAAAGGTAGTCTCCGCTTGCCAAAATAGATTGCTTTGTAGGGACGAAATAGCATTTTGATGGCTAAATCATTAGTGAAGTAACCAATAATACTCCCTGCTACAGGAGGAACCATCAATAACCAGAGATTTGCAAGTTCCAAGGTCGTAATTAATCAATAATAAATTGTCGATTTTAGGATTACCTATGTCTATTATCACTATTCCCTTTCGTAATGACTAATACTCCCATCATGTCACCAGCCAGAAGATAGTGAGTAGCTTGCTCAAATCCCACTTCACGGGCGAGTTTTACTTGTTCTACTCCTGTGGGAAATCGTTCTAAACTAGGAATAAGATAAGCATACTCTTCGGTCATGCCAAACTGCTGTGCAGTAGGAATTACCAGGTTTTGTAAATACCATTGTTGAAAATTTTGCGCGATCGCTGTTGGAGGACGATGAAAATCAAGGATAGCTGCGATCGCTCCAGGTTTAAGAACTCGGTATAATTCCTGTAAACCAAGGGAGATATCAGTAAGATTACGTAAGCCGTAACCTATTGTTACACAATCGAAATAATTATCCGCAAAAGGAAGATGAAGCGCATCTCCTTCTAGCCAAGTAATTGGTAAATTAGGATTAAGTCGTTGATGTCGAGCAGACGCGATCGCAAGTTGAGAACAGGCAAAATCTAAACCAATTACTTGACCAGTTGCACCAACTTTTTTCGCCAACATCATTGCCAAATCACCGCTACCGCAACAAAGGTCTAAAGCGTGATCGCCTGGTTGAGGATTACTCCATTTGACTGTCATCATTTTCCAAATGCGATGTTGTCCTAAGCTTAACCAGTCATTCAAGCGATCGTATATAGGCGCAATACGCTCAAAAATAGCTTTGATTTCCTTAGCCTGAGGGGCAAACTCTTGATTCATAATTCGATTACAAGACATTAACAATAGCAATACAAAAGAGTAACAATTTTAGCTAAAATTATGTTGCTAAGTATATTTTCGGAATATAAAGTAAGCTTGTTGAAAGTTGTTTAAAGTAAAGTCACCATGAAACTTAAATCGACATTAACAATTTTTGCAGGATTAGCCGTAGCTTTGGGTATTACCATTGCTCATCCTGAAGCTAGTTCGGCAAAAAATAATACTTATTACTGCGCCAAACTTAATGGCGGTTGGAATACTTTTGTTAACACCCCCAGAGGTAGAGTAACTCTAATCAACTGGGTAAGAACTGTTTCTACACAATGGACTCCTCAGTCTCGTTGTTCGGCAGTTTCTGGGCGATTCCAAAAGTTTCTGGATAATGGTAGTCTGAAATACATTCGTACTGGCAATGTTAACCGTCAACCAGTAATTTGTGTTGCGGAAAATCGGGGTGGAAATTGTCCTGATAAAAACGTTTTAATTACCTTACAACCAGGAACAAATCCAGAAGAAGTACTAATTCAATTAATTGATTTTCGTCGCAGTGTCAGCGGACAAACTATTGTCCTTAGTAATGACGATGCAGGATTTTATCAAGATGGCGAATTTTACGTCGACATGGAAAAGTTTTTAGAAACAGTTCCCGTTGATAAATAAAGCTTGAGAAGTATCTGGGAATGAAATTATGACTGATTTAAGAGCAACTTTAATAGATTAATTAGCACGATTAAGAAGCGATTTATGGATTTCAAGCCCCAAGCTGTCAAGTTGTTAATTTGCTTTGCCAGCATAGGCTTACTATTACCAGGAGACGTTTCTCGATTATCCTCACAAACTCTTGCCTCGGCTTCTCCACATTTACTCCTCACTCAAATTACTCAAAACACTGCCGAAATCACTGTTAGAGTTTGGGGAAAAGAGGCACTCGGTTCGGGCATAATTATCAATCATCAAGGGTCAGCTTATACTGTTGTTACGAATCAACACGTTTTGCGAGCGAGCAAAGCTCCCTATCAGATTCAAACTTTCGACGGCAAAATCTATCCAGCTTCCGTAGTTCAAACCTCATTGTCAAAGCAATACGATTTAGCTTTGTTACATTTTCGTAGTAACCAGAATACTTATAAAACCGCTATCTTAGGGAATTCTGCTACCCTTAAAGTAGGAGAACCAATTTTTGCTGCTGGTTTTCCTGTTCAAATAGAAACGATTACTACTCCCCGCACAAAATTACAAACATTAGCAGAATTCGCTTTTAAAACAGGGCGAATTGCCGTAATCTTAGACAAAGCATTAGAAGAAGGCTACCAAATTGGTTACACTAACGACGTAAAAAAGGGTATGAGTGGTGGACCGTTGGTTAACAGCAAAGGAGAAGTAGTAGGAATTAATGGGAAACACGCTTATCCCTTGTGGGAGGCACCTGATTTCTTTGCCGATGGTTCTCAGCCTTGTCCTCCTTTACAAAAATTAATTACTCGTTCAAGTTTAGCCATTCCAGTCGAAAAAATTACGGAAATTCAGCCTAATATACAACTAACTCATTCGGTTGAATCTTCTCTAGCTTTAGAGGATGCTGCTACACCTCCGATTATTGAAGACTCAGAAGAAAATAGCAAGAATGCCGAATTGATCTTTAAAATGCAAGCAGAAGCAGAAGCAAACAAAAATTGTAGAGAGTTACCTGGAGAATCAGACCCATCGGAGGCTAAACAATGAATTTTTCTCATACAATCAGCGCAGCTTTAATGGTCGTAGCGATCGCTACTGGCTCACCCACTTTAACAGTGGCACAAACAGTTATATCTCAGGCTTTAAATCCAGAACAAATTAGTCTCCGTGCCAAACAGATTACAGTTCGTATTGATGGTAGTAGTACTGGTTCTGGTGTAATTATCGGACAGTCGGGAAAAACTTATCAAGTTTTGACTAACTGGCACGTGGTCAAGAATTCTGGTCAATATACAGTAGCAACAATTGATGGAAGAGTGCATCAGGTTGACACGCAATCAGTTAAACAATTATCAGGTTTAGATTTGGCTGTTTTGACGTTTAATACAGACCAAAATTATCAAACTGCTGAATTTGGTAATTCCGCTCTATTAAACGAAGGTCAAAGTATTTATTTTGCTGGTTATCCTGGAGAATTAAAGGAAGAGAGCGATCGCTATTATCGCTTTTTTACGACTAATTTAGTTGGTATTTTACCTAAACCAACCGAAAATGGTTATGCTTTGATTTACAATGGCGAAGCTTTTCCTGGAATGAGTGGAGGACCTGTTTTAGATAAAAATGGTTTGTTAATTGGCATTCATGGAGAAGCTAATATTCATGCTCGTACGTTTGGTACTTCCAACTACGCAATTCCCATTGATACTTACCAAACTGCAATGGCAAATGATTCTACTCCAGAAGCTACGGCAACTACACCGCAACAACCTCAACCTACTGCTCAACCAACAACTACGGCAACTGCACCCGAACAACCTCAACCTACTTCCCAACCAACAACGACAGCAACTACACCGCAGCAACCTCAACCTACTTCTCAATCAGAAACAGATGTAACTGTTGCTGATACTCCTCCTAGTAATCAAACTCCTCAGGAAATTGTTATAGATATTATTCCAGACAATAATTCTAATTCCTCGTCAACAAATTCTCAATCTTTATCTGATGAACCGAAGTCACCATCAGTTACTCCACCTGTAAATAATCAACCAGCAAAACCACAGCAAAATTCAACCACTGTTTCTTCTATACCTACTTTTAGTTCTCCTACTTCTTCAGGCAATCCAATTTCTCCTGAAGTAACTAAACCAACTCAACCCACTCAAACTACTCAAACTACTCAAACTACTCAAACTACTCAAACTACTCAACCTACTCAAACTACTCAACCAACTCAAACTACTCAACAATTTAATTCTTTAGGTACAATAGGCACTACTTTAATTTCTGCTAGAACAGGAATAGATTATGCTCCGTTGAGCGATCTTTTAGCTGCGGGAAAATGGGAAGAGGCAGATCTCCAAACCTACAAACTGATTGAACAGATTGTGAAAACAGCCAAAAATCGCAATCCCCACATGTTCATTGAATTAAAAACCATTGCCGAATTTTCTTGTACGGATATTCAAACTATTGACCGATTATGGCGTAAATATAGCGGTGGTAAATTTGGTTTTACTCCTCAACAAGAAATTTGGAATAGTGTTAATGACCAAGGTGATTTTTCTACTGAAACTTGGCGAAGTTTTGCTACCGCAGTAGGCTGGAAAAAAGGCGATGTAGCAAGTGGTAGTGGCTATTTATTGTACGAACAATTAGACTTTGATCCTGCTCAAGCACCAAAAGGTCATCTACCATGGTGGTTTGCCTTATCCGAAGAAGAACAAAATGTAATTAAACATTTATTTGCCCGTTGTAATTTTAATGCTGTGCCAGAAAGCAAGCCAGAGAATAATTTAAAAAAACCTCAGGCACAAACACTTACTAAACCGACCAATAGTCGTCCTCTTTAGTAATTTTTATAGCAGTTTTACTCTAATAAAATCTATTTTTTAGAATGGATTTATCAAACAAATC includes these proteins:
- a CDS encoding magnesium-protoporphyrin IX monomethyl ester aerobic oxidative cyclase; this encodes MVDSLKKPQFEEMRPGIKVPSQETILTPRFYTTDFEEMAKMDLSANEDELRAILEEFRTDYNRHHFVRDEEFNQSWDCIDGETRKLFVEFLERSCTAEFSGFLLYKELGRRLKNKNPLLAEIFTLMSRDEARHAGFLNKAMSDFDLCLDLGFLTKSRKYTFFKPKFIFYATYLSEKIGYWRYITIYRHLEKHPEDRIYPIFRFFENWCQDENRHGDFFDAIMKAQPQFLNDWKARLWCRFFLLSVFATMYLNDTQRSDFYASIGLDAREYDKYVIEKTNENAGRVFPVILDVNRPEFYNRLETCVSNNEKLREIDSSNAPQLIKGLRKLPHYVSNGWQLLKLYLINPIRVDHLEGTVR
- a CDS encoding diguanylate cyclase, which encodes MKIINFINRLPPRLILFFSLILIGLIGAIDYVIKIDIALSIFYLVPITLITWFVNQKWGVISSVGSSISWFIADLHVKVYDYWWLPYWNVSVRLGFFIITVSLLATLKKSYEYQKQLARTDFLTGLMNRNFFLELLQLESLRSLRYQRPLTLVYLDLDDFKLINDRHGHHCGDNLLKLITQTIQKEIRTTDIFARFGGDEFALLLPETNYESAQIVLKRISLCCQQITQAELSLVGLSMGAITFIQPLNSISEMLHKVDLLMYEVKQAGKNNFKHELI
- a CDS encoding ubiquinone/menaquinone biosynthesis methyltransferase; the protein is MSCNRIMNQEFAPQAKEIKAIFERIAPIYDRLNDWLSLGQHRIWKMMTVKWSNPQPGDHALDLCCGSGDLAMMLAKKVGATGQVIGLDFACSQLAIASARHQRLNPNLPITWLEGDALHLPFADNYFDCVTIGYGLRNLTDISLGLQELYRVLKPGAIAAILDFHRPPTAIAQNFQQWYLQNLVIPTAQQFGMTEEYAYLIPSLERFPTGVEQVKLAREVGFEQATHYLLAGDMMGVLVITKGNSDNRHR
- a CDS encoding peptidase S1 and S6 chymotrypsin/Hap; protein product: MDFKPQAVKLLICFASIGLLLPGDVSRLSSQTLASASPHLLLTQITQNTAEITVRVWGKEALGSGIIINHQGSAYTVVTNQHVLRASKAPYQIQTFDGKIYPASVVQTSLSKQYDLALLHFRSNQNTYKTAILGNSATLKVGEPIFAAGFPVQIETITTPRTKLQTLAEFAFKTGRIAVILDKALEEGYQIGYTNDVKKGMSGGPLVNSKGEVVGINGKHAYPLWEAPDFFADGSQPCPPLQKLITRSSLAIPVEKITEIQPNIQLTHSVESSLALEDAATPPIIEDSEENSKNAELIFKMQAEAEANKNCRELPGESDPSEAKQ
- a CDS encoding TPR domain protein, translating into MNFSHTISAALMVVAIATGSPTLTVAQTVISQALNPEQISLRAKQITVRIDGSSTGSGVIIGQSGKTYQVLTNWHVVKNSGQYTVATIDGRVHQVDTQSVKQLSGLDLAVLTFNTDQNYQTAEFGNSALLNEGQSIYFAGYPGELKEESDRYYRFFTTNLVGILPKPTENGYALIYNGEAFPGMSGGPVLDKNGLLIGIHGEANIHARTFGTSNYAIPIDTYQTAMANDSTPEATATTPQQPQPTAQPTTTATAPEQPQPTSQPTTTATTPQQPQPTSQSETDVTVADTPPSNQTPQEIVIDIIPDNNSNSSSTNSQSLSDEPKSPSVTPPVNNQPAKPQQNSTTVSSIPTFSSPTSSGNPISPEVTKPTQPTQTTQTTQTTQTTQTTQPTQTTQPTQTTQQFNSLGTIGTTLISARTGIDYAPLSDLLAAGKWEEADLQTYKLIEQIVKTAKNRNPHMFIELKTIAEFSCTDIQTIDRLWRKYSGGKFGFTPQQEIWNSVNDQGDFSTETWRSFATAVGWKKGDVASGSGYLLYEQLDFDPAQAPKGHLPWWFALSEEEQNVIKHLFARCNFNAVPESKPENNLKKPQAQTLTKPTNSRPL